A genomic segment from Nodularia sphaerocarpa UHCC 0038 encodes:
- a CDS encoding ABC transporter ATP-binding protein, translating to MKKIRNTLRQSLAVFRYSGRAIGLVWNTSQILTIILATLTLVAGLLPAAIAYIGKLIVDAVVLAAQVNDGNITQPLLYVGLEAVAIALFAGSQRGISICQSLLRVLLGQKVNVLILEKALTLDLRQFEDSEFYDKLTNARREASVRPLSLVNRTFGLVQNALSLVTYGVLLINFSTWAVIVLILAAMPSFIAETKFAGQAFRLFSWRAPETRQQHYIENLLAREDYATEVKLYQLGETLLERYRNLFRQLYSEDRDLTLRRGLWGYLLSLVSTAAFYLAYAWIVVETAMGRISLGDMTMYLTVFRQGQSTFSNALTSIGGMYEDNLYLSNLYDFLEEEVPKSWGNATRGINPEDGVRFENVSFTYPGSSQPALTDISLHLKPGEKLAIVGENGSGKTTLIKLLTRLYTPDSGRIYLDGLDLQEWDVDVLRQRIGVIFQNFVRYQFTVGENIGVGDVEHLEDKHRWEIAAEKGMAQPFIEKLPQNFQTQLGRWFKSGQELSGGQWQKIALARAFMRTKADILVLDEPTSAMDAQAEFDIFNHFRTLTQNQMVFLISHRFSTVRMADKIAVIEEGKIAEQGTHEELLQTGGRYAQLFYLQAAGYK from the coding sequence ATGAAAAAAATAAGAAACACTCTGCGCCAATCATTGGCTGTTTTTCGCTATAGCGGACGGGCTATCGGCTTAGTGTGGAATACTAGCCAGATTTTGACCATTATTCTTGCTACTTTAACTTTAGTGGCGGGTCTTTTACCAGCTGCGATCGCCTACATTGGCAAATTAATTGTGGATGCAGTGGTTTTAGCGGCGCAAGTCAATGATGGCAATATTACCCAACCTTTATTATATGTGGGTTTAGAAGCAGTGGCGATCGCACTCTTCGCAGGTAGTCAACGGGGCATCTCTATTTGCCAATCATTGTTACGGGTGCTACTAGGACAAAAAGTAAATGTACTGATATTAGAAAAAGCCCTGACATTAGATTTACGCCAATTTGAAGATTCCGAATTTTATGACAAACTGACAAACGCCCGGCGAGAAGCCTCAGTGCGTCCCCTTTCCTTAGTAAATCGCACCTTTGGCTTAGTACAAAACGCCCTTTCCCTAGTTACTTACGGTGTTTTATTAATAAATTTCTCAACTTGGGCAGTCATAGTATTAATTTTAGCAGCTATGCCCTCCTTTATTGCCGAAACCAAATTTGCTGGGCAAGCCTTTCGTTTATTTAGTTGGCGCGCCCCAGAAACCCGCCAACAGCACTACATAGAAAATCTATTAGCCAGAGAAGACTATGCAACAGAAGTAAAACTTTACCAACTAGGGGAAACCCTGCTAGAACGTTACCGCAACCTGTTTCGTCAACTATATAGTGAAGATAGAGATTTGACTTTGCGGCGGGGTTTGTGGGGATATCTCCTAAGTTTAGTGAGTACGGCGGCTTTTTATTTAGCTTACGCTTGGATAGTCGTTGAAACAGCAATGGGGAGGATTTCTTTGGGAGACATGACAATGTATCTCACCGTGTTTCGCCAAGGACAGTCTACATTTTCTAATGCCTTAACATCAATTGGCGGAATGTATGAAGACAACTTATATTTATCCAATCTCTACGATTTCTTAGAAGAAGAAGTTCCCAAATCTTGGGGTAATGCAACCAGAGGAATAAATCCTGAAGATGGAGTTCGCTTTGAGAACGTATCATTTACTTATCCTGGAAGTTCTCAACCTGCATTAACAGATATTTCCCTACATTTAAAACCGGGAGAAAAACTAGCAATTGTCGGTGAAAACGGTTCAGGTAAAACCACCTTAATTAAATTACTGACTCGACTTTACACCCCAGATTCAGGAAGGATTTATTTAGATGGTTTAGACTTGCAAGAGTGGGATGTTGATGTATTGCGTCAACGTATTGGAGTAATATTTCAGAACTTTGTGCGTTATCAATTCACCGTCGGCGAAAATATTGGAGTTGGCGACGTAGAACATTTAGAAGATAAACATCGCTGGGAAATAGCCGCCGAAAAAGGCATGGCGCAACCCTTCATAGAGAAACTACCACAAAACTTCCAAACTCAACTAGGGCGTTGGTTCAAAAGTGGACAAGAACTTTCCGGGGGACAGTGGCAAAAAATCGCCTTAGCCCGTGCATTTATGCGAACAAAAGCAGATATTTTAGTCTTAGACGAACCAACATCAGCAATGGATGCCCAAGCCGAATTTGATATATTCAATCATTTTCGCACACTGACGCAAAATCAGATGGTATTTTTAATTTCTCATCGTTTTTCTACAGTCAGAATGGCTGACAAAATTGCAGTTATCGAAGAAGGTAAAATTGCAGAACAGGGAACCCACGAAGAATTATTACAGACAGGGGGACGTTACGCCCAATTATTTTACCTGCAAGCTGCCGGCTACAAATAA